One window of Lytechinus variegatus isolate NC3 chromosome 2, Lvar_3.0, whole genome shotgun sequence genomic DNA carries:
- the LOC121407620 gene encoding repressor of RNA polymerase III transcription MAF1 homolog isoform X2, translated as MKLLENPKLEAISEALAMEMGECRILGKVESYSCKMAGQDKRLFKLLSQENGHSPSELQALSPPQSTLTVQHPNIVSRSSGDEAGGPLCHTCSRKMIFYLISTLNAAFHPDYDFSDAKSDEFSREPSLDWTVNAVDGNLFSAGGELYTTQIRPKLWAAINDEISATECEIYSYNPDLSSDPFGEEGVLWSFNYFFYNKKLKRILFFTCRATRRDLCHDSGLGHDLSLTVGDDDDLLMDSDGDSQEDVDYYAGEPVYCGRMEVF; from the exons ATGAAGCTTCTTGAGAATCCAAAATTGGAAGCCATTAGTGAAGCTCTGGCCATGGAAATGGGAGAATGCAGGATTCTTGGAAA ggtggaAAGTTACTCCTGTAAGATGGCTGGTCAGGACAAACGTCTTTTCAAGCTTCTGAGCCAGGAGAATGGTCACTCTCCTAGTGAGTTACAGGCCCTCTCACCTCCTCAGAGCACACTGACAGTCCAGCACCCAAACATTGTCAGTCGTAGCAGTGGGGACGAAGCAGGGGGACCCTTGTGCCATACCTGTAGCAGGAAGATGATCTTCTATCTGATCTCGACGCTCAATGCTGCATTTCACCCCGATTATGATTTCAG tGATGCAAAGAGTGATGAGTTCAGTCGAGAGCCAAGCTTGGACTGGACTGTGAATGCAGTAGATGGGAATCTGTTCTCTGCTGGCGGGGAGCTCTACACTACTCAGATCAGGCCAAAGCTCTGGGCTGCCATCAATGACGAAATCAGTGCCACAGAATGTGAGATCTACAG CTACAATCCAGACCTTTCTTCTGATCCTTTTGGAGAAGAGGGTGTCCTGTGGTCATTCAATTACTTCTTCTACAACAAGAAACTGAAAAGGATTCTCTTTTTCACTTGCAGGGCTACAAG GAGGGACCTTTGCCATGATTCTGGCCTTGGTCATGACCTGTCCTTGACtgtaggtgatgatgatgatctgtTGATGGATTCTGATGGAGACAGCCAAGAAGATGTGGATTACTATGCAGGAGAACCAGTGTATTGTGGAAG GATGGAAGTGTTCTAG
- the LOC121407620 gene encoding repressor of RNA polymerase III transcription MAF1 homolog isoform X1: MKLLENPKLEAISEALAMEMGECRILGKVESYSCKMAGQDKRLFKLLSQENGHSPSELQALSPPQSTLTVQHPNIVSRSSGDEAGGPLCHTCSRKMIFYLISTLNAAFHPDYDFSDAKSDEFSREPSLDWTVNAVDGNLFSAGGELYTTQIRPKLWAAINDEISATECEIYSYNPDLSSDPFGEEGVLWSFNYFFYNKKLKRILFFTCRATRRDLCHDSGLGHDLSLTVGDDDDLLMDSDGDSQEDVDYYAGEPVYCGSRMEVF; the protein is encoded by the exons ATGAAGCTTCTTGAGAATCCAAAATTGGAAGCCATTAGTGAAGCTCTGGCCATGGAAATGGGAGAATGCAGGATTCTTGGAAA ggtggaAAGTTACTCCTGTAAGATGGCTGGTCAGGACAAACGTCTTTTCAAGCTTCTGAGCCAGGAGAATGGTCACTCTCCTAGTGAGTTACAGGCCCTCTCACCTCCTCAGAGCACACTGACAGTCCAGCACCCAAACATTGTCAGTCGTAGCAGTGGGGACGAAGCAGGGGGACCCTTGTGCCATACCTGTAGCAGGAAGATGATCTTCTATCTGATCTCGACGCTCAATGCTGCATTTCACCCCGATTATGATTTCAG tGATGCAAAGAGTGATGAGTTCAGTCGAGAGCCAAGCTTGGACTGGACTGTGAATGCAGTAGATGGGAATCTGTTCTCTGCTGGCGGGGAGCTCTACACTACTCAGATCAGGCCAAAGCTCTGGGCTGCCATCAATGACGAAATCAGTGCCACAGAATGTGAGATCTACAG CTACAATCCAGACCTTTCTTCTGATCCTTTTGGAGAAGAGGGTGTCCTGTGGTCATTCAATTACTTCTTCTACAACAAGAAACTGAAAAGGATTCTCTTTTTCACTTGCAGGGCTACAAG GAGGGACCTTTGCCATGATTCTGGCCTTGGTCATGACCTGTCCTTGACtgtaggtgatgatgatgatctgtTGATGGATTCTGATGGAGACAGCCAAGAAGATGTGGATTACTATGCAGGAGAACCAGTGTATTGTGGAAG TAGGATGGAAGTGTTCTAG